One segment of Phragmites australis chromosome 13, lpPhrAust1.1, whole genome shotgun sequence DNA contains the following:
- the LOC133889710 gene encoding uncharacterized protein LOC133889710 encodes MASARARATARARLIGSPSLHFAAMATGGFSLHSAGKQKQPNPPDCRLTNHCEGQRGVVHAVGMNSEPSELPEPTMENSEPSELPEPTMENSEPSGLPEPTMEETALGAGLGSVIRSGT; translated from the exons ATGGCCtcggcgagggcgagggcgacGGCGAGGGCGAGGCTGATCGGGTCCCCGAGCCTGCACTTCGCCGCGATGGCCACCGGCGGCTTCTCCCTTCATAGCGCC GGGAAGCAGAAGCAGCCGAATCCGCCGGACTGCAGACTGACAAATCACTGTGAGGGACAACGAGGAGTCGTCCACGCCGTCGGGATGAACTCGGAACCGAGCGAGCTCCCTGAACCTACCATGGAGAACTCGGAACCGAGCGAGCTCCCTGAACCTACCATGGAGAACTCGGAACCGAGCGGCCTCCCTGAACCTACCATGGAGGAGACTGCCTTGGGAGCTGGCCTTGGCAGTGTGATCCGATCGGGAACGTGA